A stretch of Vicia villosa cultivar HV-30 ecotype Madison, WI unplaced genomic scaffold, Vvil1.0 ctg.001583F_1_1, whole genome shotgun sequence DNA encodes these proteins:
- the LOC131635871 gene encoding uncharacterized protein LOC131635871 has protein sequence MTPFTFINGLPPPGWIKCNVDAGFNRNQGTTNRGWCIRDDYGNFVNAGVAWDVGSSSILEAEALALKEAIQGALALHLDHVVFASDSQQVVQAIHSNSIRGSEFSFIIHSIKLLLLNFPNFEVEFVKRQENMVAHCLTKNELLESIFFTKQIKYF, from the coding sequence ATGACccccttcacattcatcaatggaTTACCCCCTCCTGGTTGGATCAAGTGTAATGTCGACGCGGGTTTTAACCGCAATCAAGGAACTACTAATAGAGGTTGGTGTATTCGGGATGATTATGGGAATTTTGTTAATGCGGGTGTCGCTTGGGATGTGGGTTCTTCTTCTATCCTAGAAGCAGAGGCTTTGGCTTTGAAGGAAGCTATCCAAGGAGCTTTAGCCCTCCATCTTGACCATGTTGTCTTTGCGAGTGATTCACAACAAGTGGTGCAAGCTATCCATTCCAATTCCATACGAGGTTCCGAGTTCAGTTTTATCATTCAttctattaagttgttgttacttaattttccaaactttgaggtaGAGTTTGTTAAGCGTCAAGAGAATATGGTTGCTCATTGTTTAACAAAGAATGAATTGcttgaatcaattttttttactaaacagATTAAATATTTCTAA
- the LOC131635872 gene encoding F-box/kelch-repeat protein At3g23880-like has product MASSRHHISQADIISNHSPIEIINPLSYSISLPSLPIEIVAEIFCRLPVKLLLQLKCLNKSINSLISDPKFTKKHLQMSITRHNVILKSKDKSHVISYPLQSIFNSIILNPTQHDIPFNEKHFNIIGSCDGILCLVVNLFSVILWNPSIQKFKRLPSLKNPFQRDRDVNVEYGFGYDTSIDIYKVVAIFINASVKKAKIKVHVLGTNSWRMIQGDIPVPVIGSLCFVSEKFNWLDDTDYNIISFDLVNESYNKFMLPNYGVENIASLVLDVLKSCLSIIVQRYDFFDVWQMKQYGNEGSWTKLCRVSFPSFVTHAKAIWIFDDDKLLLVCEELLKTDMVAFDINSGSFMIPKMQISDSLFYPKVCIESLISPDV; this is encoded by the coding sequence ATGGCTTCAAGTAGGCATCATATTTCTCAAGCCGATATTATTTCCAATCATTCTCCAATTGAAATAATAAATCCACTATCATATTCAATCTCTTTACCTTCTCTCCCAATTGAAATTGTAGCAGAAATCTTTTGTAGACTCCCGGTAAAGCTTCTCCTTCAACTTAAATGCCTCAACAAGTCCATAAATTCTTTGATTTCTGATCCAAAATTCACAAAAAAGCATCTTCAAATGTCAATCACGCGCCACAACGTCATCTTAAAATCCAAAGATAAGTCCCATGTAATCTCTTACCCACTTCAATCCATTTTTAACTCAATCATCCTTAACCCTACCCAACATGATATCCCTTTCAACGAAAAACACTTCAACATCATCGGATCTTGTGATGGAATCCTTTGTTTAGTTGTCAACCTATTCAGTGTTATTCTATGGAACCCTTccattcaaaagttcaaaaggttacCTTCTTTGAAAAATCCATTTCAAAGAGATAGAGATGTTAATGTGGAATATGGTTTTGGATATGATACATCAATTGACATTTATAAGGTGGTTGCTATTTTTATTAATGCTAGTGTTAAAAAAGCTAAAATTAAGGTTCATGTTTTGGGTACTAATTCTTGGAGAATGATTCAAGGGGATATCCCTGTTCCGGTTATTGGATCATTGTGTTTTGTGAGTGAAAAGTTTAATTGGTTGGATGATACCGATTATAATATTATCTCTTTTGATTTAGTGAATGAATCATATAACAAGTTTATGCTGCCTAATTATGGAGTTGAAAATATAGCTAGTTTGGTTTTGGATGTATTGAAGAGTTGTTTGAGTATCATAGTTCAAAGAtatgatttttttgatgtttGGCAAATGAAGCAATATGGAAATGAAGGGTCATGGACTAAATTGTGTCGAGTTTCTTTTCCTTCGTTTGTTACCCATGCCAAGGCAATATGGATTTTCGACGATGATAAATTGTTGCTGGTATGTGAAGAATTATTGAAAACGGATATGGTTGCTTTCGATATCAATAGTGGTAGTTTTATGATTCCAAAGATGCAAATTAGTGATAGTTTGTTTTACCCTAAAGTGTGTATTGAGAGTTTGATATCACCTGATGTTTGA